The Nitrospira sp. genome contains a region encoding:
- a CDS encoding VOC family protein has product MRIAEFAFIVYPATDKTRSRAFYDGVLGLTPTMSLDIPDGFWIEYEIGPHTLAVGQEPFLKPSSDGPHLALEVEDFDQTIEHLRHHHVQFAHEPFDLPACRAAIVVDPDGNKLGIHQRKRKG; this is encoded by the coding sequence ATGCGGATTGCCGAATTTGCCTTCATTGTCTATCCTGCTACGGACAAGACACGGTCCCGGGCGTTCTACGATGGTGTGCTCGGACTCACTCCTACCATGTCCCTCGATATACCGGATGGTTTTTGGATCGAGTACGAGATCGGACCCCACACACTCGCAGTTGGACAGGAACCATTCCTCAAGCCCTCAAGTGATGGTCCCCACCTCGCACTGGAAGTGGAAGACTTTGACCAGACGATCGAACATCTGCGACATCACCATGTGCAGTTCGCCCATGAGCCTTTCGACTTGCCCGCCTGCAGAGCAGCGATCGTCGTCGACCCCGACGGCAACAAGCTCGGCATCCACCAACGAAAAAGAAAAGGCTGA
- a CDS encoding efflux RND transporter periplasmic adaptor subunit, producing MKSLAVAVGIMVLAAFITFKLGDRSTSESSTATPGLDQAVLVEIVPVVVGSITESIQAVGTLEAIASITVKPEIAGVIRRIHFRDGQSVERAVPLIELNPEELQSQVNQAEAEEKMMSVTYERLKRLNDQQEVIVPAQQIDEARMAWQAAASNTLLYAARLKKTIIRAPFSGTVGLRRVSVGDYVQPGQVIVNLEDLSTLHVDFKVAEIWLSRLHIGQQLTVVTDAFPNTMFDGHVTAIDPRVDATNRTVAVRASIPNPAGTLRPGLFVNVRLNVGEEAHALLIPEEAQILRQDKAMVFRLDERTARLTEVTLGQRERGMVHVRSGLKEGDHVVRTGTHKLHDGERVSIKPSE from the coding sequence ATGAAAAGTCTCGCCGTTGCCGTCGGGATCATGGTCCTGGCTGCTTTCATTACATTCAAGCTGGGAGATCGGTCGACCAGTGAGTCATCGACTGCCACACCAGGGCTTGATCAGGCTGTTTTGGTGGAAATCGTTCCGGTCGTCGTCGGTTCAATCACAGAATCGATTCAGGCAGTGGGTACGCTGGAGGCGATTGCATCGATCACCGTGAAGCCGGAGATCGCCGGCGTGATCCGCCGCATCCACTTTCGAGATGGCCAGTCCGTCGAGCGCGCGGTTCCCTTAATCGAATTAAACCCGGAAGAGCTTCAGTCGCAAGTCAATCAGGCGGAGGCAGAGGAGAAGATGATGTCGGTGACCTACGAGCGGTTGAAGCGGCTGAACGATCAGCAGGAGGTCATTGTGCCGGCTCAACAGATTGATGAAGCTCGAATGGCCTGGCAAGCTGCGGCCTCGAATACCCTCCTGTATGCCGCTCGCCTGAAGAAAACCATCATCCGTGCGCCGTTCAGCGGAACCGTGGGGCTGCGTCGAGTCTCGGTCGGGGACTACGTACAGCCCGGACAAGTCATCGTCAACCTGGAAGATTTGAGCACGCTCCACGTGGATTTCAAGGTGGCTGAAATATGGCTGAGCCGCCTTCACATCGGCCAGCAGCTGACCGTGGTGACCGATGCTTTTCCGAACACGATGTTTGACGGACATGTGACGGCGATTGATCCGAGAGTTGATGCGACCAACCGGACCGTTGCCGTTCGCGCTTCGATCCCGAATCCGGCGGGCACACTGCGCCCTGGACTCTTTGTGAACGTTCGGCTGAACGTGGGCGAGGAGGCCCATGCGCTGCTGATCCCCGAAGAAGCCCAGATCTTGCGACAGGACAAGGCCATGGTATTTCGATTAGACGAACGAACGGCTCGGCTGACGGAAGTCACCTTGGGTCAGCGTGAACGGGGAATGGTCCACGTACGCTCGGGATTGAAAGAGGGCGATCATGTGGTCCGAACCGGAACCCACAAGTTGCATGACGGCGAACGTGTCTCGATCAAACCATCCGAGTAG
- a CDS encoding TolC family protein: MDHRYSAPGYRVTVLILAFWWMSSPSHVWSFDAPQTISGERHEVISLADVAVRALQSNLDITISRQTKEGRLTDIVLEQAKFDPTLSLNGRYIRTVDPLERPVLGATGSALNEITRFDQRNHSVSVDASTNLLTGGHFDVNYSPARNRANLADGFLFNPAWTGGLAFTFTQPLLKNFGVAINQTFIKIAQNNAVVEQHVFRDRVLTVIATVEQNYWELVFAKENVKVAQAALKAAEELLANNRAKAKGGVMSVVDVLQAEAAVASRVEQVLVAEKDIRDEEDQLRRLLNPGEEDLREDVRLTPADPPVTVLEPLSLQAAIDTAIEQRPEIVQAKKNVESGELNQRFARNQLLPTLSFQGTMGLSGLGGDYGESFTRNFSGDFYNYGAGLMLSYPLGNRAAISTYNKRKLEAKNAEAFLSSVRQQVIVSVREAVRRVQTDFKRIETTQSARILAEKQLKTEQERLKVGLSTTRFVLDFQRDLATAQGNELRAVIDYNKSLSNLARHKATTLDRYHLEL, from the coding sequence ATGGATCACAGATATTCAGCACCTGGCTATCGCGTCACTGTTCTTATCCTCGCGTTCTGGTGGATGTCGTCACCGTCTCACGTCTGGAGTTTTGATGCGCCGCAAACGATTTCTGGCGAACGGCATGAAGTCATCTCGCTGGCGGATGTGGCAGTGCGTGCCCTCCAGAGTAATCTGGACATCACGATCAGCCGCCAGACCAAGGAAGGTCGGCTGACCGATATCGTCCTCGAACAAGCCAAATTCGATCCTACCCTGAGTCTGAATGGGAGATATATCCGGACAGTCGATCCCCTTGAGCGTCCCGTGTTAGGAGCCACTGGTTCCGCACTCAACGAAATCACGAGGTTCGACCAGCGCAACCATTCTGTGAGCGTGGATGCCTCGACCAACCTCCTGACGGGCGGCCATTTCGACGTGAACTATAGCCCGGCAAGAAACAGAGCGAATCTTGCCGACGGATTCTTGTTCAACCCTGCATGGACAGGCGGTCTCGCTTTCACATTCACCCAGCCGTTACTCAAGAATTTCGGGGTCGCGATCAATCAGACCTTCATCAAGATCGCCCAGAATAACGCCGTGGTCGAACAGCATGTTTTTAGGGACCGGGTGTTGACCGTCATTGCCACCGTCGAACAAAACTATTGGGAACTGGTGTTTGCAAAGGAAAATGTGAAAGTGGCTCAAGCCGCGTTGAAGGCCGCCGAGGAACTCTTGGCGAACAACCGTGCCAAGGCAAAAGGCGGCGTGATGTCTGTTGTCGACGTTCTTCAGGCCGAGGCTGCGGTCGCTTCAAGGGTGGAGCAGGTCTTGGTGGCCGAAAAGGACATTCGAGATGAGGAAGATCAACTACGTCGTCTCTTGAACCCGGGTGAAGAAGATCTGCGGGAAGATGTCCGCCTCACCCCGGCTGATCCTCCCGTCACAGTTCTTGAGCCGCTCAGCCTCCAGGCAGCCATCGATACTGCGATCGAACAGCGGCCGGAGATCGTGCAAGCAAAAAAAAATGTGGAATCAGGTGAACTCAACCAACGATTCGCCCGCAATCAACTCCTCCCGACACTCTCGTTTCAAGGCACGATGGGACTCTCCGGACTCGGTGGCGACTACGGTGAGTCCTTCACGAGAAACTTCAGCGGCGACTTCTACAACTATGGGGCGGGGCTGATGCTCAGCTATCCGCTCGGTAACCGTGCCGCCATCAGTACCTATAATAAACGTAAGCTCGAGGCCAAAAACGCCGAGGCGTTCCTCTCCAGTGTTCGCCAGCAAGTTATTGTCAGCGTCCGCGAAGCGGTGCGCCGAGTTCAGACTGACTTCAAACGCATAGAAACCACCCAATCGGCGCGCATATTGGCTGAAAAACAGTTGAAAACCGAACAGGAACGATTGAAGGTGGGGCTCAGCACCACTCGGTTCGTGCTGGACTTCCAGCGTGACCTGGCAACGGCGCAGGGCAATGAGTTACGGGCTGTCATCGATTACAACAAGTCTCTGTCCAATCTGGCTCGCCATAAGGCAACCACGTTGGACCGCTATCATCTCGAACTTTGA
- a CDS encoding energy transducer TonB gives MEAVRPMVNRDGIKIGRISTSVAAEQARGWTASVLIHTMAMAGALLLMAEINKPILQETFRWNVAMVEAPTRSESAPAEPVVQPPPSPVKPNPPIQQPSQPIAQRPKPPTREAVAPVETTRVVKDVAANAEPVMEYAAAVESTESQIVTSQAVVAEPVAFSAAQIVEQAAPVESATPTFEQRTVQYRQVRYRETRADYGWLRDTLWSRIEELKRYPAQARMNHWEGKVVVEAVIRDDGEVVRVKIAETSGRAVLDEEAMAVMKKASPLTLKHPLGKRHITLLIPINYRLDG, from the coding sequence ATGGAAGCAGTAAGACCGATGGTCAACCGAGATGGAATCAAAATCGGTCGAATCAGCACAAGCGTTGCTGCCGAACAGGCCAGGGGATGGACGGCTTCGGTGCTGATCCATACCATGGCCATGGCCGGGGCGTTGCTCCTCATGGCGGAAATTAATAAGCCGATTCTGCAAGAGACCTTTCGATGGAACGTCGCGATGGTGGAAGCGCCCACGCGATCAGAATCGGCGCCGGCCGAGCCGGTTGTACAGCCGCCTCCCTCACCCGTGAAGCCGAATCCTCCTATCCAACAGCCAAGCCAGCCGATCGCTCAACGCCCAAAGCCACCGACTCGTGAGGCCGTGGCGCCGGTGGAAACGACACGGGTCGTCAAGGACGTGGCCGCAAATGCCGAACCGGTCATGGAATATGCCGCTGCGGTGGAGTCCACGGAATCGCAAATAGTCACGTCGCAAGCCGTTGTTGCGGAGCCGGTCGCATTTTCCGCTGCACAGATCGTCGAACAGGCAGCGCCGGTTGAATCGGCAACCCCCACATTCGAGCAACGAACGGTTCAATATCGGCAGGTACGTTATCGCGAAACTCGGGCGGATTATGGCTGGCTCAGGGACACATTGTGGAGCCGCATTGAAGAACTGAAGCGGTATCCGGCGCAAGCTCGCATGAATCATTGGGAAGGTAAAGTCGTGGTGGAGGCTGTCATTCGCGACGATGGCGAAGTGGTCAGGGTGAAGATCGCGGAAACCTCAGGCAGAGCCGTTTTGGACGAGGAGGCGATGGCGGTGATGAAAAAAGCCTCCCCGTTGACGCTGAAGCATCCGTTGGGCAAACGACATATTACTCTTCTCATTCCTATCAATTATCGATTGGATGGGTAA
- a CDS encoding PepSY domain-containing protein yields the protein MTTDALDPHLPQSASTNDSDLHETSSLPPITPHRFRLRKFWLKLHLYIGLFGGGLFVLMSLTGSFLVFYKTIDEWLNPAQVTTNGAGPFRPVNEIVLTAQAAGPPGAVLDGVEWPSHRKGVFIAWHKIQTGSADKMRWIQVTIDPYTGSMLTKNREWGAYAVSFIYELHQSLLIDTIGETILGFAAIFLLVSIGTGLYLWWPRPGRLRQAVTFTPSGSVIRRQYEWHRLTGFYGALILGMLAFTGIYLEFGNYVVPIVQLFSPVQDFPEENEVRSLREPGAQILSPEQAIALARQVFPVGEVRYLGLPQQEQGVYSVVLHQPGEVRESSGQSQVWLDQYSGQVLRVHDWNRFTGGETFLAWLFPLHNGEAFGLTGRWIVFFAGFIPLLLYVTAMRMWWLKRQAHRKQAF from the coding sequence ATGACCACCGATGCGCTCGATCCTCATCTGCCCCAGTCGGCGTCGACGAATGATTCGGACCTCCATGAAACGTCCTCTCTACCACCGATAACTCCGCATCGCTTCAGACTCAGAAAGTTCTGGCTCAAGCTTCATCTCTACATTGGGTTGTTCGGCGGTGGGCTCTTTGTCTTGATGAGCCTCACCGGCAGCTTCCTGGTTTTCTATAAGACGATCGATGAGTGGTTGAATCCGGCGCAGGTCACGACGAACGGGGCGGGTCCCTTTCGGCCGGTGAATGAAATCGTATTGACGGCTCAGGCAGCCGGTCCACCGGGTGCTGTGCTGGACGGGGTCGAATGGCCGTCGCACCGGAAGGGCGTCTTCATCGCCTGGCATAAGATACAGACCGGCAGTGCCGACAAGATGCGGTGGATTCAGGTCACCATCGATCCCTACACGGGATCTATGCTGACCAAGAACCGCGAGTGGGGCGCGTACGCCGTGTCTTTCATCTATGAGCTGCACCAGTCGTTGCTGATCGACACAATCGGCGAAACGATCTTGGGGTTTGCCGCCATCTTCCTGCTTGTCTCGATCGGTACCGGGTTGTACCTCTGGTGGCCGCGCCCGGGCAGGCTCCGCCAGGCAGTGACCTTCACGCCAAGCGGAAGTGTCATCCGTCGTCAGTACGAGTGGCATCGACTCACCGGCTTCTATGGAGCGCTCATCCTGGGAATGCTTGCCTTCACCGGAATCTATCTTGAATTCGGCAACTATGTTGTTCCCATCGTCCAGTTGTTTTCTCCCGTCCAAGATTTCCCCGAAGAGAACGAGGTGCGTTCTCTTCGTGAACCGGGAGCACAGATTCTGTCACCCGAGCAGGCGATCGCGCTCGCAAGGCAGGTGTTCCCTGTTGGAGAGGTACGGTACCTCGGCTTGCCTCAACAGGAACAAGGGGTCTATTCCGTCGTGTTACACCAGCCGGGCGAAGTCCGAGAGTCGAGCGGCCAAAGCCAAGTATGGTTGGACCAATATAGCGGTCAAGTGCTTCGCGTTCACGATTGGAACCGGTTCACCGGCGGAGAAACCTTCCTTGCCTGGCTGTTCCCTCTGCACAATGGTGAAGCTTTCGGCCTTACCGGACGATGGATCGTCTTCTTCGCTGGATTTATCCCACTCCTCCTCTACGTCACCGCGATGCGCATGTGGTGGCTCAAGCGGCAGGCCCACCGGAAGCAGGCATTCTAA
- a CDS encoding RNA polymerase sigma factor has translation MTTQFLNLVGAEPAVSHDAGGFVGTPIALTYGQIATLFHQYREELTRRLIGMVKSRETAADLVQDTYVRLLRLGDRHVVEQPRALLHRIAANLAIDHIRKEKHSVQALDCLDTAMAVPCQAPSPERELFSKQRFRIFLQAIEHLPSRTREAFLLCRVHGYSYKEIATRMNISESGVEKLLMRALDRSSEALKAVDNAE, from the coding sequence ATGACGACCCAATTCTTGAATCTTGTTGGAGCAGAGCCGGCGGTATCGCACGATGCCGGTGGTTTTGTGGGTACTCCAATTGCTTTGACGTATGGGCAGATTGCGACCTTGTTTCATCAGTACCGTGAAGAGCTCACACGCCGGCTTATCGGCATGGTGAAGTCCCGTGAGACGGCCGCCGATCTTGTGCAAGATACCTATGTGCGGCTGCTCCGATTAGGAGACCGGCATGTCGTGGAACAACCGCGCGCGCTGCTCCATCGGATTGCCGCCAATTTGGCGATCGACCACATACGAAAAGAAAAGCACAGTGTTCAAGCACTCGATTGTCTGGATACCGCGATGGCGGTGCCCTGTCAGGCTCCTTCGCCTGAGCGAGAACTATTCAGCAAGCAACGGTTTCGAATATTCCTTCAAGCCATCGAACATCTCCCTTCCCGGACGCGTGAAGCATTTCTGCTCTGTCGAGTGCATGGGTACTCCTACAAGGAGATCGCCACGCGTATGAACATCTCTGAAAGCGGTGTGGAGAAGTTGCTGATGCGTGCGCTGGACCGGAGCAGTGAAGCGCTCAAGGCGGTAGACAACGCCGAGTGA
- a CDS encoding MBL fold metallo-hydrolase, with amino-acid sequence MTTITEVAPDLFRITTFVKPFDIQFSQFLVRDEQPLLFHTGPRALFSATRDAVMSLLDVRTLRWIGFSHFEADESGTLPEWQTLAPQSDAVCSVVGKLVSVDDCLSLRPAKGMTDGEVLQTGRYRFQFLSTPHVPHCWEAGLLFEETQRTLLCSDLFHQNGDVEPITESDVIERCRTTLVEYQKGPLANYVPYCTLTDTTLKRLAALQPRTLATMHGSVYVGNGSQALLDLAVVWREVLGPR; translated from the coding sequence ATGACGACGATTACCGAGGTGGCGCCGGACCTCTTCCGGATCACAACGTTCGTGAAACCATTCGACATCCAATTCAGTCAGTTCCTCGTGCGCGATGAACAGCCTCTCTTATTCCACACAGGACCGCGCGCGTTGTTCTCGGCGACAAGAGACGCCGTGATGTCTCTGCTCGATGTTCGGACCTTACGATGGATCGGATTCAGCCATTTTGAAGCCGACGAGTCCGGAACCCTGCCTGAGTGGCAGACCCTCGCTCCGCAATCTGATGCGGTCTGCAGTGTGGTCGGTAAACTTGTGAGCGTCGATGATTGTCTCTCACTTCGGCCTGCCAAAGGCATGACCGATGGGGAGGTGTTGCAGACAGGACGGTATCGCTTTCAATTCCTCTCGACGCCGCATGTGCCGCACTGTTGGGAAGCGGGATTGCTGTTCGAGGAAACACAGCGGACTCTCTTGTGCTCGGATCTCTTCCATCAAAACGGCGACGTGGAACCCATCACAGAGTCGGATGTCATTGAGCGATGCAGGACCACCCTTGTTGAGTATCAAAAAGGTCCGCTGGCGAATTATGTGCCGTATTGCACATTGACCGACACGACGCTGAAACGGTTGGCCGCACTGCAGCCTAGGACACTGGCGACGATGCACGGCTCCGTCTATGTCGGGAATGGGAGCCAAGCGCTCCTCGATCTCGCCGTGGTATGGCGAGAGGTATTAGGCCCACGGTAG
- a CDS encoding efflux RND transporter permease subunit produces MTLLLVLFGVLSFLRLPVREYPDIKPPIVSVTTVYPGASASVLESDVTTPLEDALSGIQGLRTLTSASREEVSMVTLEFELGRDLDGATNDVRDRVSQIRPLLPLGIHEPHVEKAAAENTEILWISVSSDRHSELELSDVADRFIRARLVMIPGVSSTYLDGERRYAMRIWLDPDRLAARRLTVQDVEDAIRSQNASIPAGRIESDQVEFGVSLKGTMQTPKQFQSLIVAYREGYPVRLEDVARVELGAEDTRKLVRFDGKSSLGISVSRQSKVNTLAVARAVKEQLPAISAGLPAGMTMTLAWDSSTPIEQSLHEVYIALGLSLALVVLVIFCFLGSVRATLVPAVAIPASIIGTCTVMAVTGCSLNLLTLLGLVLAVGLVVDDAIIVLENIYRRIVAGMPPLQAAIEGTNEIAFAVIATTISLVTVFVPIAFLTGIVGQLFTELAIAVASAVLLSGFVALTLTPIMCGRLLRQEIAVTRFRFAVHLAEGVGERYRRGLTWALNARAAVVIVAVGISLASLSIVTRLPSELAPLEDAGWFSGFLTAPQGATLRYTDTYAKELESLLKTVPEITHIYTVVARGDRPTRVNRAESWVTLKDWAERTRSQQEVVSSLNQELGKLAGVKAYLLNPPSIGEWSDKTPVQFVIGGLDYQELQQAAEKLVARLAKHPGFVTPEMDLTLNTPHLAVETHRDKGADLGVSVATIGRTLETLLSGRPVNTFMQNGRQYKVIVKVDDRRRETPSDISKLYVRGNEGELVQLNNLVTIKETPAPEALNHFDRMRAVTVSAGLAEGFTLGQALNFLDETVNDISGPGMRTAYAGESKTFAESNRNLYMTFVLALAVIFLVLAAQFESFRHPWTILLAVPPAVSGSLLSLVIIDGSLTIYSQIGLVILIGLVTKNAILIVEFANQLRERGLDASQAVIEAAALRLRPILMTTCATILGALPLALATGAGAAGRRQIGVVLIGGLVVSTLVTLILVPAGYAILSGGTKTSGPQGAK; encoded by the coding sequence ATGACACTGCTGCTGGTCTTGTTCGGGGTCTTGAGTTTTCTCCGGTTGCCGGTTCGTGAGTATCCCGATATCAAGCCGCCTATCGTTTCGGTGACCACGGTGTATCCGGGCGCGAGCGCATCAGTCCTCGAATCGGATGTGACGACACCGCTCGAGGATGCGCTCAGCGGTATTCAGGGGCTCAGGACCCTCACATCGGCCAGTCGAGAGGAAGTGTCGATGGTCACCCTTGAATTCGAGTTGGGACGTGATCTGGACGGTGCGACCAACGATGTACGTGATCGCGTCTCCCAAATCCGTCCACTGCTGCCACTGGGAATTCATGAACCTCATGTGGAGAAGGCCGCGGCGGAGAATACTGAAATCCTGTGGATTTCCGTATCGAGCGACCGCCATTCCGAGCTGGAGCTGTCCGACGTCGCCGATCGGTTTATCAGGGCACGACTGGTCATGATCCCCGGCGTGTCGTCGACGTACCTTGACGGTGAACGGCGCTATGCCATGCGGATCTGGTTGGATCCAGATCGGCTTGCCGCTCGCCGACTTACCGTCCAGGACGTTGAAGACGCGATCCGAAGTCAGAATGCCTCGATCCCAGCCGGGCGGATTGAGAGCGATCAGGTGGAATTCGGCGTCTCGCTGAAAGGCACGATGCAAACGCCGAAACAATTCCAATCACTGATCGTGGCCTATCGCGAAGGGTATCCGGTTCGCTTGGAGGATGTCGCCCGTGTGGAGCTCGGGGCCGAAGATACTCGGAAGCTTGTACGATTTGACGGCAAGTCATCATTGGGCATTTCCGTGTCGCGGCAGTCGAAGGTCAATACGTTGGCCGTGGCGCGTGCGGTCAAGGAGCAATTACCGGCTATTTCAGCAGGGTTGCCCGCCGGAATGACTATGACCCTCGCGTGGGACAGTTCGACACCGATCGAACAGTCGCTCCATGAAGTGTATATCGCCTTGGGGCTCTCGTTGGCCCTTGTCGTGCTGGTGATTTTCTGCTTCTTGGGAAGTGTGCGCGCGACGCTCGTGCCAGCCGTCGCGATTCCGGCATCGATCATCGGGACATGCACCGTCATGGCGGTGACCGGGTGCTCGTTGAACCTACTGACCCTGCTTGGCCTTGTTCTTGCCGTGGGACTTGTCGTGGATGACGCGATCATCGTCCTGGAGAATATCTATCGCCGGATCGTCGCCGGCATGCCGCCACTACAGGCGGCGATCGAGGGTACGAACGAAATCGCATTTGCCGTCATTGCGACGACGATTTCGCTCGTGACCGTGTTCGTCCCGATCGCCTTTCTGACCGGTATCGTGGGCCAACTGTTCACAGAATTGGCCATCGCCGTTGCTTCGGCAGTGCTATTGTCCGGCTTTGTGGCGCTGACGTTGACGCCGATTATGTGTGGGCGATTGCTTCGCCAAGAAATCGCGGTCACCCGGTTTCGGTTCGCTGTACACCTCGCGGAAGGGGTGGGGGAGCGCTATCGACGAGGGTTGACCTGGGCCTTGAACGCAAGAGCAGCGGTCGTAATCGTGGCGGTTGGAATCAGCCTGGCGAGCCTGTCTATCGTCACCCGGTTACCGTCTGAATTAGCTCCCCTCGAGGACGCGGGGTGGTTCTCGGGTTTCCTCACTGCGCCGCAGGGGGCCACGCTCCGTTATACCGATACCTACGCCAAAGAATTGGAATCGTTGCTCAAGACGGTTCCTGAAATTACCCATATCTATACAGTGGTGGCACGCGGAGACCGTCCCACGAGGGTCAATCGAGCCGAGAGTTGGGTCACATTGAAGGATTGGGCCGAACGCACGAGAAGTCAGCAAGAGGTTGTCTCGAGCTTAAACCAAGAACTCGGAAAGCTGGCCGGCGTGAAGGCGTATCTATTGAATCCCCCTTCTATTGGAGAATGGTCGGATAAGACGCCCGTGCAGTTTGTTATCGGAGGGTTGGACTATCAAGAGTTGCAGCAGGCCGCCGAAAAGCTCGTCGCGCGGTTGGCAAAACACCCCGGATTTGTAACGCCCGAAATGGATTTGACGTTGAACACTCCGCACCTGGCCGTCGAAACACATCGTGACAAAGGTGCCGACCTCGGCGTGTCCGTCGCCACCATTGGGCGGACGCTGGAGACATTGCTCAGCGGCCGTCCGGTCAATACGTTTATGCAGAACGGTCGTCAATACAAGGTGATCGTGAAAGTCGACGATCGCCGTCGTGAAACACCATCGGACATCAGCAAGCTCTATGTACGGGGGAATGAAGGCGAATTGGTGCAGCTCAATAATCTTGTGACGATTAAGGAAACGCCTGCGCCTGAAGCCTTGAATCATTTCGATCGTATGCGCGCCGTCACCGTGAGCGCGGGGTTGGCCGAAGGCTTCACGCTGGGGCAGGCCTTGAATTTTCTGGACGAAACGGTGAACGACATTTCCGGACCGGGTATGCGGACGGCCTATGCCGGCGAGTCCAAAACGTTCGCGGAAAGCAATAGGAATCTCTACATGACGTTCGTGCTGGCTTTGGCGGTCATCTTCTTGGTGCTCGCGGCGCAGTTCGAGAGTTTTCGGCATCCATGGACGATTCTTCTCGCGGTACCGCCGGCCGTGTCGGGATCATTACTGTCCCTGGTCATCATCGACGGAAGCCTGACGATCTATAGCCAAATCGGTCTCGTAATTCTGATCGGGCTCGTCACGAAAAATGCCATTCTCATCGTGGAATTCGCCAATCAACTTCGTGAGCGCGGACTTGACGCATCCCAGGCGGTCATCGAAGCGGCTGCGTTGCGTCTTCGTCCAATCCTGATGACGACGTGTGCGACGATCCTCGGAGCACTCCCGCTGGCACTGGCTACCGGTGCGGGGGCAGCGGGCCGCCGCCAGATCGGCGTCGTGCTCATCGGTGGGCTGGTGGTTTCAACATTAGTCACGCTCATTTTGGTTCCCGCCGGTTATGCAATCCTCTCCGGGGGCACGAAAACCTCTGGTCCCCAGGGAGCGAAGTAG